The DNA segment AGTGAAGGCGGGGTTTCAGCAAAGACGAAAAACACTGAAAAATGCCTTAAAATCCTTTCAAATAGATGAAAAAATTACTTCCAATGCTCTTTTTCAAAAGCGAGCAGAGCAACTCAATGTGCAACAATTCATAGAATTGACAAATCTTATTGCAAATAAATACTCTTAAAAGATGTTTTTTATTCACCTGTCAGATTTTCAGTTACAAATTTTTTACAATAATCCTTTATGAGTTGTCGCACTACTCTAAATTCTGCTTTTATTTCTTCTTCTGTTCCTTGCGCTTTTGCGGGGTCAGGGAAATCATAATGAAGCTTTTTTGCTTTTGTGGGAAAGAAGGGGCATCGTTCTTTTGCATTGTCGCAAACCGTAATAATAAAGTCAAATTCTACTTTCAAATATTCTTCAATGCTATTAGAAGTGTGGAGTGAAATGTCAATATTATCTTCTTGCATTGTCGCAATTGCTTTTGGGTTTACTCCGTGAGCTTCCAATCCTGCACTATAAATTTTTACTTTTTTCCCTTCGGTAAAATATGCTAAATAACCATGTGCTATTTGACTTCTACAACTATTTCCTGTGCATAATACTAGTATATTTTTCATTCTCTTTATCTATTATTGAGTTAACAAAATAGTTTATAATAGCAGTAGGAATATTACATTTATTTCTTTATTATTTTCTCTGCTTTCAAAAATTCTCCTGTTTCATCGTAAAGCACCAAAATATATTCTCCTTTTGGCAAAGCTGTCAAATCTACTTTATAACTACCAATTCCTAATTGATAACTCATACCGGATAACTCATAAATCCCACCTGTAATATCGTATATTTTATATGTTGTGCTATTATATATTTTTGTCGTTTTTATATAGATAAAATTATTGGCTGGATTAGGGTAGATGGTTATATCGGTAGTTTTATTATCTATAATGGTGAGAGGGTACGTAGGGTTATTTACTATTTGGAGTATTTGAGAACAGGTTGTTTGACACGTTGCTTCTTCGTATATATTGTTTCCTAATTGAGATGCGGTAATTTGCACAGTCCCTGTTGTTTTTATAGTAGCGGAATTTCCTATTATGGATATTATATTTATGTTTGATGAAGTATAGGATACAGGAAGAGAAGAAGTAGCGGATGCAGATAATAAAAAGGTATTACCTACATCTGCACTGGTTTTAGGGAGAATATTAGGAAATAGTATAGTTTGTGGTCTTTTTTTTATGATAAAAGTTCTGTTAACATCTATAGCTTCGTTGTAGAAATCATTTCCTTCTTGGTATGCGGTAATTTGGACAGTTCCTAAGGCATTAATGATTACGGTATTTTCTTGAATACTCACCAAAGAAGATGATGTTATATACTTTATTTTTAATCCGGAAGAAGCACTTGCTGATAAAACAAACGGAGGGTCTTTTATATATTTATTTGGTATAACGGGGAAATAAATGGTTTGGTTTTCTTTAGGAGAATATATTTCTATTATTTGAGTAGAATCTGCTTCGTTAAATCCATTATTTCCGTGTTGATAAGCAGTTATTTTTACTGTTCCGTTCCCTATTATATAAGCAGTATCATTTTTTATGGTAATAATATTTATATCCGAAGAAAGAAAAGAAACGGGTAAGCTTGAGCTAGCATTCGCTTGTAATAAAAATGGGAGATCTCCATATTTTTTGTTTGATAGGGGATAAAAATATATGGTTTGTGATTTTTTAAATATACTAACCATTGTAGTAATAAGATTTGCATCTTGATATCTATCGTTTCCGAATTGATAAGCAGTTATTTCTACCGTTCCACTCCCTGTTATATAAGCAGTATCGTTATTTATTCTGACAATATCAGTATTTGATGAAATAAAAG comes from the Chitinophagaceae bacterium genome and includes:
- a CDS encoding arsenate reductase ArsC, whose product is MKNILVLCTGNSCRSQIAHGYLAYFTEGKKVKIYSAGLEAHGVNPKAIATMQEDNIDISLHTSNSIEEYLKVEFDFIITVCDNAKERCPFFPTKAKKLHYDFPDPAKAQGTEEEIKAEFRVVRQLIKDYCKKFVTENLTGE
- a CDS encoding T9SS type A sorting domain-containing protein, translating into DTLALASSTQILTITKQSQTITFDTLEAQVYKKTPFLLHSSSSSGLGISYSSANTAIALVKQDSIYLKTIGTVQITAFQTGNDTLALASSTQILTITKQSQTITFDSIPDKTYGDNPFLLQASASSGLPISFISSNSDIIRISNDTVYITGGGTVEITAFQTGNDTVDVAFFTQGFFINKQSQTITFDSIPDKTYGDNPFLLQASASSGLLVSFISSNTDIVRINNDTAYITGSGTVEITAYQFGNDRYQDANLITTMVSIFKKSQTIYFYPLSNKKYGDLPFLLQANASSSLPVSFLSSDINIITIKNDTAYIIGNGTVKITAYQHGNNGFNEADSTQIIEIYSPKENQTIYFPVIPNKYIKDPPFVLSASASSGLKIKYITSSSLVSIQENTVIINALGTVQITAYQEGNDFYNEAIDVNRTFIIKKRPQTILFPNILPKTSADVGNTFLLSASATSSLPVSYTSSNINIISIIGNSATIKTTGTVQITASQLGNNIYEEATCQTTCSQILQIVNNPTYPLTIIDNKTTDITIYPNPANNFIYIKTTKIYNSTTYKIYDITGGIYELSGMSYQLGIGSYKVDLTALPKGEYILVLYDETGEFLKAEKIIKK